The following coding sequences are from one Calditrichota bacterium window:
- a CDS encoding PhzF family phenazine biosynthesis protein, which produces MNLKLYQIDAFANQVFAGNPAAVCPLTEWLDDRTLLAIARENNLSETAFFMPDGENYHLRWFTPKAEVDLCGHATLATAFVIFDILKLKKEKVTFRTKSGTLSVKKKDSLLLMNFPSREPVPCSAPDDLLRALEGKPVEILKSRDFLVLFENEKAIRRLSPKMGLLMNLDALGVIVTAPGENVDFVSRFFAPKVGVPEDPVTGSAHSTLIPYWAKKLGKTKLRAHQISERGGELFCEFHGERVKISGRAVKYLEGEIFF; this is translated from the coding sequence ATGAATCTGAAACTCTACCAAATTGACGCTTTCGCAAATCAAGTTTTTGCCGGAAATCCGGCTGCTGTTTGCCCGCTGACCGAATGGCTCGACGACAGGACTCTGCTTGCCATTGCCCGGGAAAATAATTTGTCCGAAACCGCATTTTTCATGCCCGACGGCGAGAATTACCATCTTCGCTGGTTCACACCAAAAGCTGAAGTCGATCTCTGCGGCCACGCGACGCTGGCGACGGCCTTTGTCATTTTTGACATTTTGAAATTGAAGAAAGAAAAAGTCACTTTCCGCACGAAAAGCGGAACCCTGTCTGTGAAAAAAAAAGATTCACTTCTGCTAATGAATTTTCCCAGTCGAGAGCCCGTCCCTTGCTCGGCTCCCGATGATTTGCTGCGCGCGCTGGAAGGGAAGCCCGTAGAAATTTTGAAATCGCGAGACTTTTTAGTACTTTTCGAGAACGAAAAGGCTATTCGTCGCTTATCTCCCAAAATGGGTCTACTGATGAATTTGGACGCCCTGGGCGTGATCGTCACGGCTCCCGGCGAGAATGTGGATTTTGTCTCTCGATTTTTCGCGCCCAAAGTTGGCGTGCCCGAAGATCCGGTGACCGGATCGGCGCACAGCACGCTCATTCCTTACTGGGCGAAAAAATTAGGGAAAACAAAACTCCGCGCGCATCAAATCAGCGAGCGCGGCGGAGAGTTATTCTGTGAATTCCATGGCGAGCGCGTAAAAATCTCCGGCAGAGCTGTGAAATATCTGGAAGGGGAAATTTTTTTCTGA
- a CDS encoding alanyl-tRNA editing protein, with product MTELVYQTNSYVKEFDAKITETDTEQNAVILNKTAFYPGGGGQPNDTGRLEFAGKSVPVTKVKSIGGKIYHFLDGELPAAGTVVAGKLDWDRRYKLMRTHSALHVLCGVVWRDYHAQVTGGNMEPLKGRMDFEFASLQKELVSEIEDKVNFEIQQSREVRVKILPREEAFKIPDLIRTKINLLPEHIKEVRTVEIVGLDLQADGGTHVADIAEIGTVRIVDYKSKGSINKRIYIEVED from the coding sequence ATGACTGAGTTAGTTTACCAAACAAATAGCTACGTCAAAGAATTCGACGCAAAAATTACCGAAACAGACACCGAGCAAAACGCTGTTATTTTGAACAAAACGGCCTTTTACCCCGGCGGTGGCGGTCAGCCAAACGATACCGGCCGGCTTGAATTTGCCGGTAAATCCGTTCCCGTCACGAAAGTCAAATCCATCGGCGGAAAAATTTACCATTTCTTGGATGGCGAGTTGCCCGCTGCAGGAACGGTAGTCGCAGGAAAATTAGACTGGGACAGACGCTACAAACTGATGCGCACCCATTCGGCGTTACACGTTTTGTGCGGCGTTGTGTGGCGCGATTATCACGCGCAAGTTACCGGCGGCAACATGGAACCGCTCAAAGGCAGAATGGATTTTGAGTTTGCGTCGCTACAAAAAGAATTAGTCAGCGAGATCGAAGACAAAGTTAACTTTGAGATTCAGCAAAGCAGAGAAGTACGTGTGAAAATTCTGCCCCGAGAGGAAGCGTTCAAAATTCCCGACCTGATTCGTACTAAGATTAATTTGCTGCCCGAGCACATCAAAGAAGTGCGTACAGTGGAAATCGTTGGGCTGGATTTGCAGGCTGACGGCGGCACCCACGTGGCGGACATCGCTGAAATTGGCACGGTGCGCATCGTGGATTACAAAAGCAAAGGCAGCATCAACAAACGAATTTACATTGAAGTGGAAGATTAA